Part of the Aptenodytes patagonicus chromosome 2, bAptPat1.pri.cur, whole genome shotgun sequence genome, ATGTTTTACCTTATATGCAGCTAATTGGAAGGGGTTAAACAGATTGTGTTTGAAGGAATCAAGAGTATATTTAAACAACAAGCCTGAAGCTAGATGAAATGGGTGCGTTTGGTCTGAAAAGTGTTTAAGTGAAATGTTGAATGGGATTATAATGAATTAAAACATTTGGAAGACTAAGATACATCTCTCTACAAGGTACCAACTGGCTAAACACAGCACGAATGatagatttattttctgttttagtaGAACATGTTGTAGATTCAATTCTTAGGCAGGATTGCTCTGATGACAGATCCAGAAAGAAGATATTTAGGTTTGTGCTTGTTAGTTCAGAAGTAAGGACACCTCTTTCTGATGTTACAAGCTGGCAGCAATGGGAAGGAAGCCTTTTGTTGTCATAACATGCCCTTTAGGGTGTACGTGGACTCCCATAAGTATGTATGTTAAGGTGGAGGGGAATGATGCACAGGCTTCTGTCCCTAGAGGCTGTTTTAAGGAATGCCTGCGTTTACACAGGTACGTTCAATGTTCACTCAAGgtagaggaggagaggggaaacaAAACATCTCTTTTCCTTGTTGGTCTGGTTTACTTTTTGTTAATATGCTCTGATAGCTCTTGGTTATGTGTGGTAAGTGAAGCGTAACTATTTGGTGAGGATATAAAAATCCACTTTAGAAATACCTTTCAAATAACTGCTTTCTCAGTGTGTTCAAGTATAGAATACTGAGAAACAGATCTTGTGGAAAATCGGTAATTGTAGTTACAAGTTACTGTACAATTAACgccactgaaaaaaagaacaaaaaaaaaaaaaggaaggatgttATGAAAAGCCTGGATATTCTAGTCTGTAAGACCTGCAATTTTAAGGTAACTTCAGAGGACCTATTGTTGGAAAAATTGCTGCAGACCTCAGAGCAGTCTCTGAGCCTAAAGATTTAAGGCAACTACATGAAGTGTATGCTTTGAAAGTTAATTGTCAGTTGAGCAGAGAGATTCCAGCATATTTCACAATTATTTAGATATATTGATAACCATtagaatttaaaatgttttttataaacagctttgaaaaattcTCTAGGCCCAAATTGTAATGTATTATGCAGTAAAAGGAGGAAGTCGTTAAAAATCTAAAATATGAAGAACTAAAGAAATTTACTCTGGAACTAAATATAGAGCCGCTAAAAGGTGTCTTTCaatcttttgtttaaaattggTGCTTCCAAGATGGGACATAAGGAGTATGTTTACCAAGGAGTGATAGGGCTAGAACATTGTTCTTAAACTGACTAAGATGGTACTTGTTCCTCATTGTGTGTTAAAGGAACTGCTGTATTGTCCCCTCTCTATCCCTTACAAACCTCTGGATCCATCCTTGCATTCAATTTACTCATTTCCATTTCCAGACTTAATTAACCATTTCTAGCTTTCATTACTTCGCAGTAGTCAAAGTGAACAAAAAAACATTGTTCAGAAGCAAGTCTGAAAATTGCAGCTAGGGTAAGGACAGTATTCAGCTATATAGGAGGCAAGTACTAAGAGCAAGCTTATGAACTGTTCAGATGTTTGCATGAATCTGGCATGTTAAGTAACTATATTAATTATTGTCTTAGTGGAAAGAAGCAAAACCTGATGAGTTAATGGACTCCAAATTGAGATGTGTGTTTGAAATGCCCAACGAAAATGATAAACTGGTAAGTAAGAAAAGAGTAAGAAACTGTCATACACTGACTGGTAGGATCTCACggaaatttgttttgaatttttttttaaacctatttgaTTTGTTGATTAAATGGATTGTAGGAATTTGTACTAAATTAGACAGGAGGGGTGTTCAGTATATAACTTTTCAAGGTTTCGTAGAATCATGGAACAGCccgggttgaaagggaccttgaAATACCATCTGGTCCCACCTTTCATCGAAAAGGGAGCACCCTGTCCAACTGCATCTTAAAAACCTCCACCAATGGAGCCTAGTGccaaaaattattataatttcattatttttattattgatttgcTTTAGCATTTTATTgctgtcacattttaaaaaaagaatcttcaATACTGCATATAGTGAAAAGTGAATTGCGTCATTTGCAAGTACtaaatgcttttcagttttaaaaattctctttctaATTCAGCTGAATTAGAAAAGGAAGTACTGATTAGAAATTAATGCATGCTTTGGGAAtcctaaatgcattttttaaggtAGTGTTAAAGACACataatcagacaaaaaaaaaatcccactaccTCTTTCATGCTCTTGCCTTCAGTCAAAATCTACTCCAGTTGAGTAGGAGATGACAGTTTCATTGTATATAGACTGAAGATGTCTGTTTTGTGTTGCCTGATATTTGGAATAATAGTTAACTGTCAGTTACCTAGAAGTTTTGCAGAATGACTAAATTCTTatgcattaacttttttttctaccCTCATACTTGAAATTTGGATTTATGGAATCTTAATGCTGTATATTCTgcgttgtttgggtttttgggggtttggttttgtttggggtttttttggtgctgcTTTTAGCATTGTGAATTAGAGTGCTAAAGTAGGATTTCTGTAAACAACCTTATTCACTTTATGgccttgacttttctttttagtaCTGTCCAGTTTTTACAGTAGTCTGTAAGGCATGTTGGGGGAAAGCAGCATGAATCCATGCATGTAAAAACCATCCCATTATTTACATGCCTAAAGGGTCTCAGTGAAGGCTGCTAGCTGGCCAGTAGCTGTCTTTGCAACCAttcttttaatatgttttttggAGTGTTAAAGATATCATTCACAtgttaaagatatttttcagatGCTATATCAGTATAatgtttttggtggtttgggttgggtcttttttttttttttttttggtaaaggatAATTGATGAGATGCAGCCTTTTATTCAGGTGTCAGCTGCCTAAGTGTGTTAAATGCTAATACTGTAAAGGTTAAGCATTTATTATCAAGGCATTTAGTCGTCTGCTCTCTGTGTTTTTACCTTCTTATTAAATTACATCTTAGATATTAGAAAAATTATACTGgtgtttaattttataaaatgtataaTGTAGTGAGAGAAATATGGATTATACAAAGCTACCTccttttgtgctttcttttaatGTGGTATCCTCAAAATATTGACTGTacataatatttgtatttttctgagtaGCAGCGTAGGGTTGCAAAACACTGCTTTAGCAGTTGATTTAGTCAATCCCTTAAACCTGGCAATGAGAAATCTGCCAAGTCCTGAGGGTAAGCCTCATCTGCCACCTCAGGATATGTCTATACCAGGACACAAGTATTTCACTCCAGTCAGCAACGACTTTCTTCAGGTGCCTACCAGTCATAGCCAGAAGATTGACATGAAGAAACCAGTCAGTGGGGGTCAAACAGCAGAAGGAGGTTTGTTCCCAGGAGATAAGTCTTAGGTCTCTAGTGAAGTTTCAGTGCTACTAAAGGAATTCAGTTCAGCCAGCAAACCaattaaaaaagcaacagaacCCGATCTGCTTACTCGTGGTATAAATATGTTGGTCTTTTTAAATCCAGTTAGGAGTACCTGTGTGGAGCAGCAGGATCTGGCTCTGAGGCTATGTATGGCTGCAttgcaaaaaatgtaaaatgcaagTAGATGCTGTAGACCAAATAACTGCTAGTTGCACAGGAACTGAAGAAATTCTTGCATCTTGTTTTAGTTGCTTTGTTACTACATAGATGTGTTTACCTTTTAATAGGTTTTCTGTTACATTTAGTACTTACCTTGGACTACTTTGGTTATGAAAGATGCAGTATAGTGGTGGTCTACATGACATAGCTGTGCAGCCAAGCAAGTAGGAATACAGAAGCCTGAATCTGAATATGAGCTGTTTCTGAGTGTATTGCCGTATGAATGCTGTGTTTTTACAAATGGTAACCGGGGCTATACAGTTGAATCCATCGTATTATTAATGTCTACTGAAGATCATTGTATGTtttgagcagagctgtgggaactagatttttaattttatttttggctttttcacAGCTGTGAATACATGTGACTTTTCACTTGTGTTCAAAATTAGTAATGTGTATTTCAGAGATGCTGTGAGACTCAAATTCCATGGTTGTgcaatacttttattttccttcagtagGAGGTGCTGTAAGTGCAAAATATTTGTGCCATGCGTACTTCGTATTAGTCTGTGACacaacctgttttcttttttctttgtttcttactatTGCAGGattactttcttccttttattttttcccctcaagttcAAATGCCGTTTGGTGTATTTTATACCATCTTTTGAATGCCTGCTGGGTCAGTGTTAAGCAGCTGATGTATTAATGTTTGTCTCAGTAGCATGTAGTACCAAATGTAAACAGTGCAATCTTCTCctgctttttaatatttgagCTAATCAGAATTGAACTGATAACAGAAGTCTTTGTTCAGATTACTGTAATTCATTGAACTGTATTAGTAGCTGGATTGTTTCAATTTTAAGCTGTGGATGATTTTTCTCTAGGTAAGTAAAATTCTCAAGTCATTCTTAATATTTGTAGAACGATATAGATGCAAGCAAACCCGCCCCAGTACTGAATACATCTAAGCAGGATGGACCGATGCCAAAACCACATAGTGTTTCACTTAATGATACTGAAACAAGGAAGCTAATGGAGGAGTGCAAAAGGCTTCAAGCAGAGATTATGAAGCTGACAGATGAAAATCGGCACCTGAGAGTAAGTTCTGCTTCCATGTTTATATTGAAGTGGCTTCGCTCTTCTTGATTGAAAGGTCTGGTTTGTAGTTAGGCCAATAGATGTGTATTCCAGAAAGTAGATACAACTGTTAGGATGTCAAGATTGATTTGTAATATGATTTTACTGTCCTGTATATACTGTATATTTTGAACTTCTCACTGATTGAGACTTTGTGATTGTCATGGGTGAGATACTGAAGCTacataattttcttcttaaatgaaaTGGTCCTATTTAAGGTCCTATTTAGTTACTTTAAGTCTAAATCGGAGAATCTGAATTAGTAGCTTTTAGTAAGTGCTTTATTATTCATTAAGAATGAGTAAATGAGATCCAAAGCGGTGACATTCTGTATCACAAATTGTTAGTGAACAAGAACAATTGTTTGGCCAGAGGAGGTAAGCAGACACTACTTTCCAGTACCTTAATGTAAAGGTGCCATTTCAGTAACCTGTAACTAGTCAATACGTGACTTCATGTGACTGTTAAAGATCCATGAAATAATGATGTCTCCAAACCTGTAATTCTGATGGCATCGGAACATGTGGAGAAACATTACACAAAGCAGATGTTTCTCCTTAACAATAAGGAATTACTGCTATTTAATTCTGACACATAGTAAGTAAAAGCAGGATTCTTTGTTGTGCCTGGCaagaatttcagaatttttcttaaCCAGAGCATGGAGAGAGACTAGTGGATTACCTGTCCTTATTTGAAATATTATGGTTTGCTGTGTTTGTATTTTGGTATGgtgtaatgtgtttttttttttttaacttcatttaaatGTTCACCAGTAAATTTGGCTGTTGAATTCAGTTTTTACAGTTGTAAAGAAGATGTGTTCAtaaatttttttccatctgtgtttttTACCCCCTCAGGATGAAGGCTTGAGGCTCAGAAAGGTAGCGCACTCGGATAAATCTGGATCACCCACAGCTTTGGCCCTCAGAGATAATGGCTCTAATTCTCTTCCTTCACTTCTTGTTGTAATTGCAGCCATTTTCATTGGATTCTTTCTAGGGAAGTTCATCTTGTAGAAAGAATGAGTGAGAGAAGCATGCAAAatgcagcttccttttttttttttttttttcttggccagAAAAAGATTTGTTTACCTACCACTTCATTGGTAGTATGGCCCAAGTGGCCATTTTTGTGTACAGCATCGTAACAGGCTTTGCCTTTAATGATCTCGCACGGTTAGAAAACACAATCTGAAAAGACAAACTGTTCGGCTACTGGACAAAATTGTACATTAAGTCATCAATAGCAGGTGTCAGTTGCACAGTCAGTCCTTTATGAAAATTCATAAATAAagaattgttctttctttctttctgtggttttaaTAAGAATTGAAAAATTGTTCAGAGTCttgtaaatgttattttaataatccTTTAAAATTTTATCTGTTGCTGTTACCTcttgaaaaacaatttattaGATTGCTAATCCCACTCATTCAGGAATATGACAAGAGGTATTCTGGGGGAAATGGTGCCTCTTACTGTGTAAATTTTCTCCTTACCTTACTTTGCTAATATCATGGCAGAATTTCTTTCTTATCCCTTGTGAGGCATTGTTGAGAGTTCTTCATCCTTACAGTCCTGTCCCATAATATTTAacattacaaaagaaataaaattgttaaCAGATTTTTCTGCTGGGTAGCCTGTTTGTGTGTGTCGTACTTTTAGAAGGGATTCCTAACAAGTACACTGTTCATGGTAATTTGCTACTTGTAACAAATGGCTATTTTGAAGTTTATTTGCTTAAGTCTCTGGCTTAGACTGTTGTAACTgaagcttgggggggggggggtttccattccatttgtttaaaaaaatgaactgttttcTGGCTGCTTTCAGCTGCAGAGAGGATGGCTATCAAACTTGTTTTGGGACAGAATAATTTGGATATCCAGCAGGTACAAATATCAGATGTGAATGTTTTCAATATATTAACAATTTGCTTGGATTGTGTGGGAGTGTAATAATCAACCTTCTGTTCCATCTTTGGATCTTCTGGGTGTCTTCCAGGAGTCAACATTATTCTTTGATTTCATAAGGGTACTTAATTCACATATGCTAACTTACTCTGTTTGTAATTCTGTTTTAGCAGATACAAATGCAATTTGAATGATTCAGACACCCATAGTGAATTCCATGATGCAGAAGAGTTGATATTTGCTGAGTGAGCCTCAGTTGCTcaccttttgaaaatgaaaatcattTTTATGCAACTCTTGGCAGACCTACCTGTGTTAACCATGTATAGCTAAGttttaaagaatgcatttttttggGGGTCTGAAATGCTTCCCTGCACTTAATCTTATGTCTTGCCTCATCTCTGAATGTGTCATAAAAACAAACAGTAGTATTGGAACAAAATATTATCTGTACTTCTGACTAAGCATAATCCAATACAGGGAATTACTTGTAAACTGAAAAATTGCGGAAGGGATATACTCCTGTAAGCAAAATTGTGTATGCTCTTGGACAGCTTGACTTGATGTGGTGCAGCTAAGTGTGTTAGACCTTGGTATATGCACACCTTATGTAGCTGAGAAAAATGTTCTGGAGAAGATGTACGTTACCTTGGTTGCCTTTGATTtctagtgcttttttttaaaaaagaaaattataattacaTCATGTTCTGTCATTGCTCTCTGTGATAAACTTTTTTATAAAATCTTGCATATGTGCaaggaagatgatgaagaaaatgcaaatactgcttATCTTTTCACTTAAGCATGCAAGCACAGATGTTTCCAATTACTTGTTCCAGTGTCTGCATTCAAGTCTCCTTCcatcccagtgactggaaaaactATGTTAAGGTCTTGATTATTTTGGTTCCTCTGGTTCAGAATGGTGTaattctcctgattttttttctctaacagaATGTTGCTGCATCAAACTTTCATAGCCTGTTCCAAACTGATTACGtggaaaataacaaaagcaatagTGTGCAGGATGTAGTTTGCTTCAGAGCGAGCAGTCATTCCTGCattgaaggggaagaaaaaaaaaatcctctggaaGATGTTAAAATGTTTACAGCATAGTGTATGGAGGTTTTCAAGGGTAGCTACCACTTTCAGGACTTGAGAGCAGAAAAAGGAGTTACTGCTCAATGCAGCTGACTTGGTTTTGATGTCTGGCAGCAGAAATAAGGTAAAAATAACCATAAAATCAgattgaaataacttttttcataaATAACAAACAGATGGTGGTAAAACTTGGTCAAGGTTTAAGTAATGTTTTTCAAAGTGAAAGTGTGCAGCAGTCTCGTAACCAGTGTACTTACTAATGGTATAAGGAGATTGTCTTGGTTTCCAGTAATCCCTTCATAGCTGTATATAAAATGTAATGCTAAAACTATTTTGCTCTCAGGAGTCACTTTGGATGAGATCAACTGTATTCAGTGAACTATGTAATATGGATTAAATCGTTTGTCTTTGTTCCTGAAATGGTTAGAACTTCTTGCTTTGTCTGCCTGCTTACTTGTGTATGTAAGCACAGGGAAATACAGTCTCTCCACTGTTCCTAGTGATATGATCGGACAACAGTGCCCATAAAGTCGTGTGAGGCTAAATGCGTAACTTCAGTTAAATATGCATTGCAGGTTGCTCTTCTGATTTCTCAGAAGGGCAAGATGGAACAAGTACACAGTATCAAAgtagtattttaaagtttttatgaATATAGCACTTTATAAAAGGGTAGTATGATggttcagggggaaaaaaaaagcctagttaATTAGAAGATATGGTTTCTGTAGTAATTCTGGGCACCAAATTTAAGCCACTTAAAAATGTATACGTATATGAAgttcatttaagaaaaagttaTTTGTATCAACGCACAAGTTATTTGTGCACTTCTACTCATTCTCTAAAAGCTGTTGACAAACACTATTGCCCAGGCTTGCATGTTTCTGCTGCTATGATTGAAGCCAATTTACATATAAGAAGCAACCAAACACTAGCTTGAAACTTCGTTATCCTTTTGGGAGGAGagagggtggagggaggaggtggaaggTGACATTTTGCCAAAGGGGAAAAGACAAAGTCAATAAGCAAAACTTATCTTTCAGGCCTTCTTCAAAGATATTAAAAGTTGAAGTGTTaataaaccattaaaaatgtagtagtgtcctttttattttggaaCTTCTCCCTGACTATGTACATTCTGTAGACTGCTGATGGTGAATAGATATATCTAGTCCACCTCGCGGGTGGTGTAACTGCCCTGCTTTGAGGTACTGCTAGTAAATAGCGTGAAGCTGGCGTGGATGAAGATTCAGTGTTGGAGTGAAGAGCAGGCGCCTGAATCCAGGCAACACTGATGATGCTGATGGTTTGTCAGATTTGTAATAGTTGTCGTGacaaagagttttctttttcctgtttggaGTCCCTAGGTATTTATGCTTGAACTGACTTGCCAGGGTGAACACTTGCTTCAGTCTGTGGCAAAAGATGGAATGAGAGCTACACAGTTACAGAGCAACCCTAATAAATGTTTACTATAATACTGAAATGCCCTGCTCTTCGTGTTTACAGGTGGGATGAAATTCTGTAGCTCGTCTTCTTAGCCATGTGGCTGTGAACGTAACAGTTCACCGCTTTGCTTTCTACGCTGGTTCCTGTTGAATGGCTCTGCAGGGTGTGTCCTGGAAGGCACATCCGTGTGTAGCACTGACCACTGCTGCCGGGAGGCTCTGTCTTTGCTGATCTTGAGCTTCTGTGGCAGCTTTAGTCTGGTGGCACACTTTAATGTTGGACGAGAGGGGAGGCTAAATACAGGAGTCAGTTTTCACAAGGGTTTGGGCTCCTGTAGGAAGGACTGAAACTAATGACGATTAAATGagaccaattttttttatttcctgtctgAACTTCTTTTCTAGGGGCACTCAAATAATGTAACCAAGTATATGATCGAAGTTGGTCTGTTGTGTTCTTCTTTTTGAATGCAGGTTGTGTATGTTTAAGAGAAATTCCTGATTCTGATAGGGCTGCGTAAGCAGAGGTAGTGTGGTGGTGTCACCTTTATTTATTTGCCCTCTAGGTGACAAATAGCTATGTAGAAATGAGGTCTTgtgcaaaagcaaaacagttggTTCTTATCTTTTATCTGGCGTTCTCATTACTGCTAGATGGTAAGGTCGGTGcctcttccccttttcctgaGACAAGGGTTTATGTGTTTGCATGGTGAACTGGATCTAGGAACCGATTTGGATAAAATATAATTTGTAGGGGGTGAAAGTTTTAACTAAATTGTGGTATAAGCATCTCCCACCATGTTAAAGTgccattttatttaaagcttgGTACCAGTTTATGTAATGTTGATAACACTGCCAGCAGGTTATTGAACCCCTGTTTATACAGTAGCTACTTCTGTTGCTGGCAGTGGTGGAatgctgctcttcccctccctcttctttAGAAAAGTTTTAAAGGGTGTTACGGTATCCAGGCACAGATGTATGAGACAGCTATTATTATAGCTAAG contains:
- the VAPA gene encoding vesicle-associated membrane protein-associated protein A is translated as MAAAGALAKHEQILVLDPPTDLKFKGPFTDVVTTNLKLRNPSDRKVCFKVKTTAPRRYCVRPNSGIIDPGSSVTVSVMLQPFDYDPNEKSKHKFMVQTTYAPPNISDMEAVWKEAKPDELMDSKLRCVFEMPNENDKLNDIDASKPAPVLNTSKQDGPMPKPHSVSLNDTETRKLMEECKRLQAEIMKLTDENRHLRDEGLRLRKVAHSDKSGSPTALALRDNGSNSLPSLLVVIAAIFIGFFLGKFIL